Below is a genomic region from Actinomycetota bacterium.
GGATGCCGCCGAGCGCGGCGAGCGACGAGCCGACGGCCCAGCTGTAGATCGCAACGCGGTCGGGCCGGGCGCCGTTGAGCAACGCCAGCGTCCGGTCGTCGACGTTGGCCCGCATGGAGACGCCCATGCGGGTGCGAAACAGGAGCAGGCGAAGCCCGACCGCGACCAGGATGGCGACCGCGATCGTGATGGCCTGGTGGTACGTGATCGTCGTTACTCCGAGGTCGATGGTCTGCCCCTGGAAGAAGGTGGACATCGGCCGGCTGACACCGGGCTTCCAGATCACGTTCGCCAACCCGATCATGCCGACGAGGAGGCTGATCGACACGACGAGCTTCGTCGCCTCGGTCGTGCCCACCAACCCCCGCATGATCACCCGTTCCAGCAGGAGCCCCAACGCGGGCGCGAGGACGACGAGGACGACGAACAGGGCCACCGGCGCCGGCCATCCCCAGTCGAAGCGCAGCTGCCAGTAGGTGAACGCCGCCAGCATCCCGGCCGCGCCGTGGGCGAAGTTGAAGATCCCGGTGGTCGTGTAGGTGAGGACGAGCCCGCTGGAGATGATCGAGTAGATGGCAGCCAGGCTGAGGCCGACGATCGTGAAGATCAGGAGCTTCTCCACCGGGCCCTCCCGTGACTACTTGAGGTCGTCGATGCTCAGGCCCACGTCCTTCAGCGTTACGCCTTTGCCGTAGTCACCCTTGAGGGTGAAGGTGTTCGCCGGGTCGCAGTTGAAGATCCCGTCGGTGGCCTTGAAGCCCTTCGGCACGACGAAGCCGTCGGGCGTCGCCTCGACGACCAGCGAGCACCCCCCGCCGTTCTTGCTGGGATCGGTCGGCGCGTGGAGCCCGCCGCCGGTCCACTTCGTGACCTTCGACGCGTTGTCGTACGCGCAGCGCCGGGTGAGCTGGGAGCCACACTGCTTGGCCGCGGTGGCGAAGAGGAGCCACGCCGAGAAGCCCTGGAAGCCGAGGTAGGCCTTGGACTTCCCGTTCGGGAGGTACTTCTTGAACAGATCGAGGTACTGCTGAGTGGCGGGGTTCGTCTTCGCCAGCGTGTACGGGACGACGGCGCCCGCGATGAACACGTTCTTCACCGCGGCGCCACCGGTCTCGATCAGCTTCGAGTCGACGTGGTTCGCGTCGGCTGTGACCCAGTCGAGCTGGTAGCCGATCTCGGACAGCGCGATCAGCAGCTTGGCCAGGTTCTCGGGCTCGCCCGTGTACACGAGGCCGCGGACGCCGGCGCTCTTCATGGCCTGCGCGAAGGGCGTCCAGCTCGACTCTCCGAGCGGGTTGTACTCGGCGTTGTACACGGTCTTGAACCCGAGCGTGGGCGCCGCCTCGAGCTTCTGATCGTTCACGACCTTCGTGGTCGCGATCGCGCCGGTCAGGTAGCCGACGTGTTCGATCGACGCGGGGAACTGGGCGGCGACGTACCGCTGGGCGGCGATCAGCAGGCGGTCCACCGGGTTGGGCACGGGCTGGACGGTCAGGTCCGCGGCTCGCGCCTGCGGAGTGACCACGAAGCCGGCGATGGTGGGCAGCAGGCACTTCAGCCGGTCCTGCTGACCGGTGTCGTCGAAGACGGCCCCACCGCCGACCATCATGAAGTCCTCACGGCACGACTCGATGACCCGCTGCTTGTACTCCGTCAGCTTGGCATCGCGCTCGTGGACGACGATCTTGCGTCCATTGATCCCGCCGGCGTCGTTGCACCACGCGGCGAACACCTTGGCCGCGTCGAACAGCTCCTGGTTCAGGCCCGGCCTGCCGCTGAAGCCCGGATCGGAGAAGACGGCGGCGGCGATGGAGGTGTCGGTCACGCCGGTCGCGGTGGCACCCTTGGCGTTCCCGGGACCGCACACGTCCTTGAGGTCTCCGAAGGTGCCGGCCGAGGCGCTCTTGGCCGTCGTGGTGCTCCCGCCGCTCGCCTCGGTGTTCTTACTGCTGCGTGAGCACGCGGAAACGAGCACGATGAGCGCCGTCGCACACACCAGCCAACGAGAACGAACCATGTCTTCCCCCTTGGTCCACCAGCGTCGGCGATTCTGACCGACTCGTGAACGCGTTTCAATAGCAGGCTGACGGATCGTCAGAACTCGAGTAGGCGAGGCGGCTAGGGGTGCTGACTGCTCACCGAGACCACCTCGCCGGTCATGTACGACGCGTAGTCACTGGCGAGGAACACGATCACGTTCGCCACCTCCCACGGCTCCGCGGCCCGCCCGAACGCCTCCCGGCGGGTGAGCTCGTCGAGCACCTCGTCGGTGGTGACCTTGGAGAGGAACGGGTGCATGGCGAGGCTGGGCGCAACCGCGTTGACCCGGACGCCCGCGGGTGCGGCCTCGATGGCGGCACATCGGGTGAGGGCCATCACCCCGGCCTTGGCCGCCGCGTAGTGCGCCTGGCCGGCCTGCGCCCGCCACCCGATGACCGAAGCGTTGTTGACGATGGCACCGGCGCGGCGCGGGACCATGTGCCGCAACGCGGCGCGCACGCAGCGAAAGGTGCCGTTGAGCGTGACGTCGAGCACCGAGTGCCATTGTTCGTCGGTCATGTCGACGACGGTCGCGGTGCCGCCCAGACCTGCGTTGTTGACGACCACGTCGAGGTGGCCGGCCGCCTCGATGGCGGACGCGAAGAGCCGCTGCACCTCGGCCTCGTTCGCGACGTCGCAGGCCACGGCCGGCGGCCGCGACCCCATGACCGGCTCGAGCCGCTCGGCCGTCTCCGCCAGCCGGCGCTCGTGGCGGTCGCTGATCACGACGAAGGCACCCTCCTCGGCGCAGCGCCGCGCCGTCGCCTGGCCGATGCCGGTGCCCGCCGCCGCGGTGACGAGCACGGTGCGGCCCTCGAGCAGGCCGTGCCCCTTCACGTCAGGGCTGTTCACGTCAGATGCGTCCACCTCAGGCCCCCGCCCGCGGCTCCGGCGGCAGGCCCAGCACCCGCTCACCGATCACGTTGCGTTGGATCTGGTTGGACCCGCCGTAGATCGTGTCCGCGCGCGCGAACAGGAACATCCGCTGCAGCTCCTCGTCGAGCTCGAGGCGTGGCCCGAGCACGTCGACCGCGAGCTCGCCCAGGTTGCGGTGCCACGTGGCCCAGTAGAGCTTGGTGATGGAAGCCTCGGGCCCCGGTGCGCCGCCTTCCATCGTGCTCAGCGTGCGCAACGCGTTGAACCGCATGATGCGCAAGCCGATCCATGCGTCGGCCAGGCGCTGGCGCATCGCGGGCTGTCGGTCGGCACCGTTGGCCCGGGCGAGCCCGATGACGCGGCGAAGCTCGCGCTCGAACCCCAGCTGCACGCCGAGGGTGGCGACGCCGCGTTCGAAGCCCAGCAGGCCCATCGCCACCCGCCAGCCGCCGTTCACCTCGCCCACGACGTCGGCGCGCGCCGCGCGCGCCCCGTCGAAGAAGACCTCGCTGAACTCAGACGTACCCGTGAGCTGGACGATCGGACGGATCTCGACGCCGGGCTGGCGCATGGGGCACAGGATGAACGAGATCCCCTTGTGCTTCGCCGCCGTCGGGTCGGTGCGGCACACGACGAAGCACCAGTCGGCCCAGTGGGCGAGCGACGTCCACACCTTCTGCCCGGTGAGCACCCACTCGTCGCCGTCGAGGACGGCCCGGGTCTGCACGTTGGCGAGGTCGGACCCCGCGTCGGGCTCGGAGTAGCCCTGGCACCACAGCTCCTCCCCCGCCACGATCGGCGGCAGGAAGCGCCGCTGCTGGTCAGGTGTGCCGAACGCGATGAGCGTCGGACCGAGGAGCGTGTCGCCGATCACGCCCACGCGTGCGGGAGCAGAGGCGCGCACGTACTCCTCGTTGAAGATCACCTGCTGCGCCAGCGTGGCGCCCCGCCCGCCGTGCTCCTTGGGCCAGCCCAGACAGATCCATCCCGCGCGCCCGAGCACACGCTCCCACTCGCGCCGCAGCTCGACGCTCTCGTGCTCGTGGCCCGGTCCGCCCCTGCCCTCGACCGCGGCGAAGTCTCCGACGTTGTGCTCGGCCAGCCAATCGCGGACCTCACGCCGAAAGGCCTCGTCCTCGTCGCTGAAGCGGAGGTCCATGGTTGTCCTACGGGACGTTAGCATCGGCGCTTTGAAGCTCGTCCTGGTGGTTCACGGCCGCCCCGGTGAGCGCACGACCGTGCCGCGCTTGGCCGCCGACGTCGACGGGGTGCGTGCGTGCCTGGTCCACGACGCCGTCGATGAAGGGCCGCCCGACGTCGCCGCGGTGATGTTCGCGTGGGCCGACGACCTCGACGACGTCGACGTCGACGCGCTCGCAGGCGGTCGTCCGGTGACCGGTTACCTCGTCGACGAACGGCCGCAGTGGGATCACGTCGCCCCGTCGGAGGGCGTCACCCGCATCTCCTTCGTCCGAAAACGACCGGGGCTGACCCGCGAGCAGTTCGCCGACCACTGGACGAACGTGCACTCGGCCCTCGCCCGCCGGCACCATCCCGCGCTCTGCCGCTACGTGCAGAACGTCGTGGTCGCGCCGCTGACGCCGGGCGCACCCGAGATCGACGGCA
It encodes:
- a CDS encoding SDR family oxidoreductase, producing the protein MNSPDVKGHGLLEGRTVLVTAAAGTGIGQATARRCAEEGAFVVISDRHERRLAETAERLEPVMGSRPPAVACDVANEAEVQRLFASAIEAAGHLDVVVNNAGLGGTATVVDMTDEQWHSVLDVTLNGTFRCVRAALRHMVPRRAGAIVNNASVIGWRAQAGQAHYAAAKAGVMALTRCAAIEAAPAGVRVNAVAPSLAMHPFLSKVTTDEVLDELTRREAFGRAAEPWEVANVIVFLASDYASYMTGEVVSVSSQHP
- a CDS encoding EthD family reductase; its protein translation is MKLVLVVHGRPGERTTVPRLAADVDGVRACLVHDAVDEGPPDVAAVMFAWADDLDDVDVDALAGGRPVTGYLVDERPQWDHVAPSEGVTRISFVRKRPGLTREQFADHWTNVHSALARRHHPALCRYVQNVVVAPLTPGAPEIDGIAELGFRSIEDMAARMYDSPEGTAVIRADVRRFIDAGAGWRVLTRPSWPASNP
- a CDS encoding ABC transporter substrate-binding protein, which produces MVRSRWLVCATALIVLVSACSRSSKNTEASGGSTTTAKSASAGTFGDLKDVCGPGNAKGATATGVTDTSIAAAVFSDPGFSGRPGLNQELFDAAKVFAAWCNDAGGINGRKIVVHERDAKLTEYKQRVIESCREDFMMVGGGAVFDDTGQQDRLKCLLPTIAGFVVTPQARAADLTVQPVPNPVDRLLIAAQRYVAAQFPASIEHVGYLTGAIATTKVVNDQKLEAAPTLGFKTVYNAEYNPLGESSWTPFAQAMKSAGVRGLVYTGEPENLAKLLIALSEIGYQLDWVTADANHVDSKLIETGGAAVKNVFIAGAVVPYTLAKTNPATQQYLDLFKKYLPNGKSKAYLGFQGFSAWLLFATAAKQCGSQLTRRCAYDNASKVTKWTGGGLHAPTDPSKNGGGCSLVVEATPDGFVVPKGFKATDGIFNCDPANTFTLKGDYGKGVTLKDVGLSIDDLK
- a CDS encoding acyl-CoA dehydrogenase; translation: MDLRFSDEDEAFRREVRDWLAEHNVGDFAAVEGRGGPGHEHESVELRREWERVLGRAGWICLGWPKEHGGRGATLAQQVIFNEEYVRASAPARVGVIGDTLLGPTLIAFGTPDQQRRFLPPIVAGEELWCQGYSEPDAGSDLANVQTRAVLDGDEWVLTGQKVWTSLAHWADWCFVVCRTDPTAAKHKGISFILCPMRQPGVEIRPIVQLTGTSEFSEVFFDGARAARADVVGEVNGGWRVAMGLLGFERGVATLGVQLGFERELRRVIGLARANGADRQPAMRQRLADAWIGLRIMRFNALRTLSTMEGGAPGPEASITKLYWATWHRNLGELAVDVLGPRLELDEELQRMFLFARADTIYGGSNQIQRNVIGERVLGLPPEPRAGA